CACATAGTGCGAAGCGGAAGATCAAGAGACAGGCGATATGATAATTAATTATAATTAAGCAAACAGAGTCGATAAAATAAGTGTCCTAATTCCATTTTGGAAAGCGTTGGGGGATTTAGTAAAAGCTTCGTTGCATGCTGTGGTAGAATAACCAGTCGTAATGGACAAAAAGGCGCTTATATCGCCCCGGCTATCATAAACCATCAGCAGATATATATTTATATTAGTCTCAGCACCAGCTCTGAAGTTCTCATCACCCTAGTTTTTTGAAGGGTGATAGTTTGAAATGTGCGAGGTAAGCGACAAAATATAGTACTGTAACATAATGACAAGACTTCGcatgattgtccttattcagcTATAGTCCAGTAACGGTAGTGTGGTCACCCCTAAGCCGGATTACACCTGAGCCCTTTCCCAAAACTTTGCTCGGCTCCAGTGAGTATTTGGTAAGCAAAATCACCAGCTGGTGCGGTTGGCGACGTTGGCGTGTCTGCCTCTCCCACCAATGGAGTACGATGGCTGGAAAGTCATTTTCATCCCCAATATACCCGCTTGGCCAAAGCTTTGCCGCTGCGGTGTGCGCAGTTGAAAACGCTCTAGTGGAGTCAGTTCCATTTGCATCTTGCTTCAAGTTAAACCTGACCGCGTCGCCTTTTTTCTCGGTGTTTCAGGTCATTGTCTGTCACCTGCGCCGGTGGTGTGACGCTGTGTAGGACATTATGCACCTTGCTCCTCCTTTACATACAACGGCCTCGTTATGGTAAATCTGACCTCTTTTTCTTCATGTCTTTCAGGCTATGGTCACATTACGCCAGTCACGAAGAGCGGCCGTATCTTCTGCATGTTCTTCGCCTTCTtcgggattcccatcatgctccTCTCAGTGACAAGATGTGGACAGGGCCTCGCCAAGTTAGTCCAACTTGCCATCACAGCATGTCGCAACAAGTCCGGAATGGCGTGTTCCTGTCTGATATCAAAGGATAACAAACAATTCACAATCCCGGTCTATTTTGCCataatatttttgatattcTACATGTTTTTCGGCTCGCTTTTGTTCAGACTTTGGGAGGATTGGACAATTCTTGAAgcgttttatttttgttttattacCATGACGACCATAGGTTTTGGTGATATTATCCCTGAGCACCCCAATTTCATGTTGCTCTGTACCCTGTACCTGATTCTAGGCCTTGCTATCATGTCTATGTGTTTTGAGTTAGCCGAGACTGAGTACGTGAAGCGGATGAACACAGTACGACGCGGGTTCAAAGAGGTCAAGAAATTTACAAAAAGCGTCAAAATAAAGTCGACAAGTCGCTCTAGTCTATCGTCTGGGAAAATGAAATCGTCTAACTCTTACGAAGTGACTGGCCAGGATTCTCGCGAGATATCCCGAGATGATCATGAATCCCGCGTAGGTGACGAGAAAAAGAAAGAGAGTATTTCTAGTTCGCTGGAGAAAGTGTCTGCTTTATGAAACGAAAAACAAGGGAATGTTGTTCTCGTGGATTATCGCACAAGTGAAGACTCTCGTGGATAACGCGAGATGAACCCGATATCACGCAAGATGAGGAAAATAAGTGAGGTAGATCTGTCGCTTGAATTCACTAGGTATCCCTGCCAGCAAATTATCTTTTTCACGGAATGTGATGACGTATTTCACGAAAATGGATGACGTGTTGTGATTTAAAGAGAAGTAAATATTTCTcggcatttacatgtatatcggaTCAGTCAGTATCAATGTGTCACTTGACATTTTACACTTTTACATAGATTTTTTATGTATTATGCTTCATGTGATGTGCTTTCAATTGATAATACGGATGAACAACTTTAACATAGTGTAAAAGGAATGCAATGTGTCCTTGGCGTTTATGATGTGTTTGAAATAACGCAGACCTATATCTGAATCCAAACGACTCGCAAAGTACACCACCGTTTGTTGTAGATTGGGAAAAAAAGATGGCTCTCGGCAAAGAGAAATATTACAACGCAATTTGATATATCGGCATGAGGGAATCAGACTTGGTTATATCTGTCTACGAGAAATGAGATATTCTAGCTTGATACGTGGTATTCGCAGCGCTTTTTTCCTAACCGTGTTTACAAATTGGTTCAAAAATCTCTTAGGGAAGTTGAGGGTTTGTCGTAGCCGGCATTGTGTAAGTGCAAGTGCGATTTTGTAAACAAGTCCACGATTCCAGTAGCCTCGCCAGAGTTTCTATGTGCACAAAATGGCGGCCGAAACCGACTCTCTCCTCCCCTGTCGGGAGTATGCGGAACCATTATGCATGTGTTTTAAGGATGGTGTTTTGTACAGAAGAATTCTCGGTCTCCAAAGCTCGTGTCCTATCATATTGAAAATTGTGCTACACTCTTGTCGCAATTTTGTGCATGTCCACACAACTATTCACCGATACGCCAACACTGCTACAAATGGGATGCCATACGCCAATACTCGGCAGATGGCACTCCAAGCGCATGCTCACACGCCAGGAATGCCTACCGCGCGATGGGTCATTGGATCGCACACCATTGGGACAACCAGTTGGTGTTGAAGCTTTGGCTTGCGCGCAAGAATCAAAAGAGAACTCAGTCTGATAGATATTTCACCCAAAAGATGCGACAATTTATAAATATGTGTTCATCTTCATCCAGTCGCCGATACACTTTTTTCATTTCGTTCGTATCCGAGTTGAGTTGCCGAGTAAAGTTTCCTTTGAGAGTCGCGTAACCAGATCTATGCAATATGTACAGGTAATCTTGGATCTTTCTCAATGGCTCTTAACCACGTAAAAAATTGACCGTCAAAGAGGGCTCCACTTGCCGAAAGCTTTCCAGCTGCTTGTGATTTTGATGACGTGAATGATGATAAGATGATAACCAAGCCGCCATATAGGCCCCTTGCCAGATACGCCTGTACCACTTAGGGGCGGGAAATAAACTAGCTTTAAAATAGGTTTTTACGGTCAATGACGCCAGACGAAAAATGGACTGATCTctggcgtatctggcaaagggcctgtTGCTTTCAGGGTTCAGCAAAGGAGTAGAGTTTGCACTCCGATTGTAATCCAAGGGACACTGTCCAactccggtgtaatgtttttgagtgtttctatttttgagtgtttcccctcattgttagggaacgctaaaagatagattgacaagtttttctgtgtttccccctattgaaaagtcatggtctctcgagctgcctattgtttggaaacactgacacatggggaacaaccacagatgttacaccggttccAATTGGAGTCGGCCTTGGTGACGCACTACGCACTGTTAGTTTTTCCGCTTGGTTCCGAATCAGTGGAACAGCGAAATCGAGCCGAGTTCACTTTAGCGATATTGGCATCAGACCAGTTGCCTTAAGCATATTATGGTAGTTAAGCGTTtctcagatagatctggccaaaggtacttggccgACGTATCTCTTATCATGAGACTGTAAAAGTGTGATCACAATTGATAAtaacacagccctgggcagccgctGTCATGGATGACCAGTTTTAGTTTACACGGTGAAAGGGTATTGGTCGGGCCTACcctgaggataatctagtgttgtgcaacaccactatcttttggtaaatgtgatctggtcacattcctgagttcaactcaGATACTTTGGCcggaacgatatgaaaaacactcgACGCGTGGAGCGGGACCAATGGATGGTTTTCGCAAACCTTTGAAACCTCCACGACTTTTccaaacaatgagataggcgttcacgttggcgtttagGGGGtatgcgaaaactccctattgtttGGTGGAGAACGAAGCGGGAGACTGACTAACAAGGCGCAACCGGTCACACGAGTAACacattattgattttgaattttgtgtcgTGCAACACGTCTTTTTGTATGGTTAAAGATATGGCACGAACTACTTCTTCAAGGTTAGACACGTAAAGTATGCATGACAAACAAGTGTATGAGGAAATCATGTCACCTATTAAGATAAATCTGCCAAGGCCTTGAATAAGTGTAGCCTTCGTCGTCTGTATAAAATTCCCCCACGTTTGTCGACGCACCGTTCATTTTAGAAAAGGTATGATTATGCCTATATCATTCCATGAACCACCGTTCTGGAAAAGAATACTGGCACAGATTTTATCTACATGTTATATATCTATGTCAAgctagactctttcaccagtctccccactcactcattacagagactggtacttgacgccaattcactcgtcatgaactcgatttgggggcgtaagcttccgttGTCCGGCCAcatgtttttctgtaggatgtcggggtaacctcgatccaagtgaagaatctgcaataccagagcgctcggtatgacagtgcatccattgtacgcactgaaaatgtatagctcgcctcgggtaagtcaacgaggcttcctcacTTGACCCTCCGCTGCACGGCGGATAGGGTCAAGGTTACCTGGACGAATGTCAAGAAGAAGGCACTTTCGCCGATAATCTGTTTTTATCGACAAGAGGAATGACAAAATGCAACGGGAGCATCTCAGTATATGCAAGATATGTGCATTTGCATGTAGATGGTAGTTTCTATTCTATTTAAAAGTTGGCCCCAAGCTGGCAAATTTATCAGAATAATGTCCTTTGAAGACCCAGCTGTGGGTTCCAACTGCGAAATGACTGAACACTAATGTATTGGAATTGATTCCTCAGTTTatcaatcaaatcgaaattgaCCGATTCACGTTATTGTGCATACTGATCTATTACATGTAAGTGAATGTACCGCATGGCACGGATGCAATATAAGGGTCGCGTATAGCTGTGTGGACAAAGGGTCTTTCCCAGAAATACAATTTCGGCAGGTTACgatgtaacatacatgtacatgtatagtaatcATTAAATGAGGATTTGTGGATACAATGAAATGAGTTGGACTCCGTCAGCTCATGAATGGATACTTTTTATCATGGTCTCTGTAAATGTAAAATGCTGGACTGCTAAATGAACACCTCATTTTCTATTCATTTACTAACTTGACTAGAATATTGGctctattgtacatgtaaatgtatatcGGCGATACAAGAAcggatttttcatcaaaagaaCAAATATATTGACATGTTAATACAATATACTACGTGTTGCATGATTCAATTGATACTTTTGATTTGATAATATCTTATAAGTAAAGACATTATTTAGTACAAAGTAACTGATATCAGCATCTTTCTTTATGAGATATTAGAAATAAAAAGTCTCAATTGTATTTTGGAACACCTAGTATACAAGATGAATATATGATTTTATTCTTGGTGTATATGTAAACGTCTATGTCTTTCGGAATAACTGTTTATTACATTTTTATCATTTACAGTAAAACGCTATACAAATTCAAAAGTGTTGTTGAATTATTATGTTCATCCGTTGATTCACTAGCTGGCGGTTCGAGGTAATGATTGTTTGTTTTGGACCACCCGGTATAGACCTACACAGTACAATGGAAAATCAATATGCAAAACTCCGGGCTTTAGGAGTAGTTAATGTCTAGAACATCTGACAATTCAGACGGTGGAAATAACAGCTGCAGCACTTTGCGTAGTTTACTCAGAGGCGTGTGTAAACAACTAACTGACAAATGTAAAGAGAAtatttgtgacccaccatgATGAAATACCTctcatgtcgctctgagcttgacagggtgagacggactggttgttcatttaactgttgtctgccttttgtgacatctgcGATTGCGACAAGACCCTCGCGTTACGGCCTTGTTTTTACGCCCTACTGCAAACTTTTAAAGGATTTAAGTATTGAATTATGCATGCAATTAAAGTACGCATGCCGTGCGTTGTGCAAAATCTCTTTCAGCGCAAACCTACCCTTAAGCATCTCTTATGCGTCAGATTATTTTTATGGCTTATCGCAGCAATCATCTCAGGTGCTTAAAGCAATTGACACAGCTCACGTCAGCTGCATGATTTACAAAGCTTTAATCTCCATGATCTGATAACATTGAGAGCTGTTTAATAATACATTTGACGTTTATGGTCAAGTCAAATTTTATCAATGAAAAGCCTCAACACCCCCGTATgctttttaatttgatttaagGACAGTATTCCCCTGGCTATCACGTGGTTGTTGCCTTACGAAGAAATGAATATTATATCACCAATCTATGATCAGGCGAACTTGACAcacatcaggcctattttggaccAATTTCACACCATTTCAACGACCCGTGTGACGTCAGCAATTGGAAACTATCAGATAAAATACATCGAAAGTTCTCTAAACGTCTCCCCGGGTCTCTacaaatctaaaaatgtaaacGTTGTAGTAGTTATGGACAAAGGATAGAGCTCAGAAGGATTCCGGCACATGCCAAGCATCCCAGACCTGGGCCGACTCGTTGGTTCAGCTGGAGACATTCTCCGCACTGGCTTGTGAAACCGCTCGCGTACATTTGTCTCTTCCGGTATAAAATGAAGCgcgtcctctcattgggagattgcatGGATCTTCGCAATTCGGTTTATTATACATGACGAGAACTAACGCATCTGCCACAGGTGCAGGAGTTATTGAGAGTCTCAACGTAAAAGGCCTAATCCGTTTGTTCGAGAATtataaattgaatttgaatttggaaatTTGGATAGACACgcaatgaatataaatttcagcaatgcCGTTATTTAGActaatatacaaatactataaatgccaaTTTTCGGCGAATTTGCGTGCATAACAACTGAACtacggcaatgtttatttcttattcTCGGAGCACAAGAGGGTGCAGTGAACACGTTGACGTTTTAAGTGGAAGAGCTTTTTTTAACTTACTCGTATTAATGTATGCCTGTGCGAAGTCAGATTTGATGTAATCAGGTCTTGTCAGAGGTCCACAAACGAAGTTCCAGCTAGGACTCATCAGACTCAAGGAGCGTGAAAGGTACGTGAAACAACTAGTTCGTCTACTAGATTATCATCAGTAATCAGAAATATCAGGTCATGGTCGAGACGAGGCAGACCCGCTGGGGCTTTTAGCCCGCACTCGACACCCGGGCGGCTTGACCACGGCCACTGATTTTGAGTTTCTGTGCCGCGCCCGTCCGAATGGCGTCGACATGGACGGAAAATCTCCCATATGGATCGTGTCCATGGGTGTTGCGATTTGTCGCTTATCCGTCTGATTAATATTTCGGAGCATATAACGAAATTACTGTTTTGTTTGCGTGTTCGTGATTATCAGCAGACTTTTAGAAAACTTGTTTATGGAAACTCTCCACCTGGCTGCAACCTCTCAATCGGGACTTTCCCCCCAATCGCAAGGTTCCCTCCCAGTGCGGCAAAATCCCTTGATTGCTGATGACAGAATCAATTGGGACATATCATCCGTTTAGATATGACTAATTTAGATAAAAACCTGAAAAATTAAAGGCCATAAAATggcttttttttgttttgttttgacgCAAATTCGCAGAACTGATGTTCATTCACAAACAGTCGGCTGACCAATTAAATGCGCAGACTCGTCGTTAAATTTCGCGTTATATACAATAAACTGCCATTTTTTCTCGATTCGTGGAAACTTCTGGTAAATATAAATAGTTCACGAATAAGTTCCTGGTACATTTTCCTTAGTTTTTccaacttaaagggacaacttgggcgtgggatttacctagcCAGGAGGATATATAATACCACTGcctgacaccatgcgccgccacctgtCGTACCACACTATGCTGATCCCTGATAACGCTTTTTCGCCAGTGTTACGAGGCACTTTTGGATGGTTTATGAATTTCAGGTAGGCCAAAGGTTACACCCCGTTGTAATGATTTTTTagtgatcctgtttggagaagtaacggtcctgctggaagtcGTTTTTGTATGGAAAACCAACGTATCTTATGCCCAACTTGGCCTTTTAAGTAAACATTTTCGCGATCAAGGTCACTCACGAAATCCGCGAAACAAAGGCCCTCGTGAAAATTTGGTACTTTACATaattgtttttgaaaatgttataaAGAAGGCTTTTTGATATAGACATGGTTTCCCTTAAAAGGTTTTCAAAACAACGACGACAATTCTGCCGTTAGACAGTCACGGACGAAGGCTAGTTGTCGGAATCGGCTGATTAGCGGCGCCACAATCGCATCGTTCTAAAATGTTCTGTACGATGGCGCTAGAAAGTCGTTATAGAAAAAGTCCGAATGTCAAGCTAAAGATGAGGGAGCTGTATTAGGGCGatgtgagaaaaaaatgtagTGAACCTTATACCACAATCCGTCAGGAAACAAAATTTGGCCGGACTCTTTTTCCAGGGAGACattttttctacttctacaccggcctggAATATTTTCGAGATACTCGTCCTTTAAAGAGAAAGTTCATGGTTTTCCAATGATGACGAATCAGCCTGGAGCCTGGTAGTAAACAGGTTGGGACATGGACAATTTATTAGCGGCGATAGTCTGTTTACAACATTATCGCTCTGATTCAATAGGCCTATCACCTCATATAAAAAGACCTCACAATCGCCGTCTCGCCATTCATCGACCTGATTTGAACCAGAATCTACGAACTAAGGTCAGTACTTTAGAACCCTTGAACATTACGGCAAATCTGCGCTAGAGACACTTTCGAATGCATGAACATTACGGCAAATCTGCGCTAGAGACACTTTCGAATGCATGAACATTACGGCAAATCTGCGCTAGAGACACTTTCGAATGCATGAACATTACGGCAAATCTGCGCTAGAGACACTTTCGAATGCATGAACATTACGGCAAATCTGCGCTAGAGACACTTTCGAATGCATGAACATTACGGCAAATCTGCGCTAGAGACACTTTCGAATGCATGAACATTACGGCAAATCTGCGCTAGAGACACTTTCGAATGCATGAACTTCACGGCAAATCTGCGCTAGAGACACTTTCGAATGCATGAACATTACGGAAAATCTGCGCTAGAGACACTTTCGAATGCATGAACATTACGGCAAATCTGCGCTAGAGACACTTTCGAATGCATGAACATTACGGCAAATCTGCGCTAGAGACACTTTCGAATGCATGAACATTACGGCAAATCTGCGCTAGAGACACTTTCGAATGCATGAACATTACGGCAAATCTGCGTTAGAGGCACTTTCGAATGCTTGAACATTACGGCAAATCTGCGCTAGAGAAACTTTCGAATGCATGAACATTACGGCAAATCTGCGTTAGAGGCACTTTCGAATGCATGAACATTACGGCAAATCTGCGCTAGAGAAACTTTCGAATGCATGAACATTACGGCAAATCTGCGTTAGAGGCACTTTCGAATGCATGAACATTACGGCAAATCTGCGTTAGAGGCACTTTCGAATGCTTGAACATTACGGCAAATCTGCGCTAGAGAAACTTTCGAATGCATGAACATTACGGCAAATCTGCGTTAGAGGCACTTTCGAATGCATGAACATTACGGCAAATCTGCGCTAGAGAAACTTTCGAATGCATGAACATTACGGCAAATCTACGCTAGAGACACTTTCGAATGCATGAACATTACGGCAAATCTGCGTTAGAGGCACTTTCGAATGCATGAACATTACGGCAAATCTGCGTTAGAGACACTTTCGAATGCATGAACATTACGGCAAATCTGCGCTAGAGACACTTTCGAATGCATGAACATTACGGCAAATCTGCGCTAGAGACACTTTCGAATGCATGAACATTACGGCAAATCTGGGCTAGAGACACCTTTGAATGCATGAACATTACGGCAAATCTGCGTTAGAGACACTTTCGAATGCATGAACATTACGGCAA
The sequence above is a segment of the Lineus longissimus chromosome 12, tnLinLong1.2, whole genome shotgun sequence genome. Coding sequences within it:
- the LOC135496649 gene encoding potassium channel subfamily K member 18-like isoform X3, which codes for MASERDEDDVTKTDDKQKSHDFADGPIKDRKLKFKDETGQIEDDVIVATEADDVEIAMDSGIRDITLDSDGDGGKHCNGKDKFKNGEATSSDDLTHHDDEDGNPKKKKKKCSTPHALLKDLSWHLGPLVLLIAYCALGALVMEFLESGHELDVRAKSQEYRNEVVEELVNVTSSGDNANLSASILEVIKGYEEKMLKTYSQGVTNPNNTKWSFKAALFFTATVVSTVGYGHITPVTKSGRIFCMFFAFFGIPIMLLSVTRCGQGLAKLVQLAITACRNKSGMACSCLISKDNKQFTIPVYFAIIFLIFYMFFGSLLFRLWEDWTILEAFYFCFITMTTIGFGDIIPEHPNFMLLCTLYLILGLAIMSMCFELAETEYVKRMNTVRRGFKEVKKFTKSVKIKSTSRSSLSSGKMKSSNSYEVTGQDSREISRDDHESRVGDEKKKESISSSLEKVSAL